The Topomyia yanbarensis strain Yona2022 unplaced genomic scaffold, ASM3024719v1 HiC_scaffold_6, whole genome shotgun sequence genome contains a region encoding:
- the LOC131695949 gene encoding histone H1A, sperm-like, giving the protein MAETAIDVAATAPAVVASPPAAKAPPKQAAKASKSDAKKPKKSSTHPPVSEMVLAAIRTLKERSGSSLQAIKKYIAANYMCDVARLAPFIRKALKTGVEKGNITQTKGTGASGSFKVTVEAKKPAGDKKPPSGAAKKPKKSATKSGEKKNPPAGGGEKTSKPKAAIPAAKKSATKKAKAAAPAKANFHTQGLF; this is encoded by the exons ATGGCTGAAACTGCTATCGACGTTGCTGCTACGGCCCCTGCCGTCGTCGCCTCTCCGCCAGCCGCCAAAGCGCCACCGAAGCAGGCGGCCAAGGCTAGCAAGAGTGACGCCAAGAaaccgaaaaaatcttcaacccaTCCACCAGTGAGTGAGATGGTTCTGGCTGCCATCCGGACCCTGAAGGAACGGAGCGGATCATCACTGCAGGCGATCAAAAAGTACATCGCCGCCAACTACATGTGTGACGTCGCCAGGCTGGCTCCGTTTATCCGGAAGGCTTTGAAAACGGGTGTCGAGAAGGGAAACATCACCCAGACCAAGGGTACCGGTGCTTCCGGATCGTTTAAGGTGACGGTCGAAGCAAAGAAACCGGCTGGCGATAAGAAACCACCATCGGGTGCAGCGAAAAAACCGAAGAAATCGGCTACTAAATCCGGGGAGAAGAAAAATCCGCCGGCTGGTGGTGGTGAGAAGACCAGCAAGCCAAAGGCGGCGATCCCGGCCGCTAAGAAATCGGCTACGAAGAAAGCGAAAGCTGCTGCCCCTGCAAAGGCG AATTTTCATACGCAGGGGCTGTTTTAG
- the LOC131695872 gene encoding histone H4-like — translation MTGRGKGGKGLGKGGAKRHRKVLRDNIQGITKPAIRRLARRGGVKRISGLIYEETRGVLKIFLENVIRDAVTYTEHAKRKTVTAMDVVYALKRQGRTLYGFGG, via the coding sequence ATGACTGGCCGTGGCAAAGGAGGCAAAGGGCTCGGCAAGGGAGGCGCTAAGCGGCACCGCAAGGTGCTTCGTGACAATATCCAGGGCATCACCAAACCCGCCATTCGTCGTCTGGCTCGACGTGGAGGAGTGAAGCGAATCTCCGGTTTGATATACGAGGAAACCCGTGGTGTGCTGAAGATTTTTCTGGAAAACGTTATCCGGGACGCTGTGACGTACACTGAACATGCCAAACGGAAGACCGTCACTGCGATGGATGTCGTCTATGCGCTTAAACGCCAGGGACGCACATTGTacggttttggtggttaa